Part of the Ruegeria sp. THAF33 genome, CCCTTTCACGCGCAGCTGAATACCCAGAACGATCAGCCACAGGCACCCTGCGGCGACGTGCAGACCATGCAGCGGAACAAGTCCGAAGAAGGCCGACAAGAAACCGCTGCGCTGCGGAATGCCACCTTGTTCCGCCATGGCCATGAAATCACGCACCTCAAGCACAAGGAAACTGATCCCCAGTAAAAGCGTGACGCCAAACCACAAGACAATCCGAGCGCGCGGCAGATTGTATTTCAGCGCCAGCATGGCAAGGCCAACCGTCAGGCTGCTTGTCAACAGGATAAGCGTCTGCGCAAAGATGCTTTTGAGATCAAACAGCTCGTGCGGGCCGGGACCACCGGCCTGCGCATCGATCATCGTGATGTAGATCGCAAACATCAGGCCGAAATAGACCAGGTCACTCATCAAAAAGACCCAGAACCCGAAGGTGACGACCTCGGTCGCCTTATGAGCACTCGCGTGGCGTTCCCCCAGATTAATACCTGGATAGCTGTGGGTGGGCGCGCGCTTCATGTCACCGCCTCCAGATCGGGGCGGGCGAGGCCGCGATTTTCCGGAGACGTTTCAAAATCGCGATCCACCGCCTTTTCGCCGTGCACCCGTGCAAGCCAGGCTTCGTGATCCTTGCGCACTTCTTCCGCTGGTATGGTCAGCTCGGTGCTGTCATCGAACGTCCAGACGATCACCGCCAGGATCATCAGAACCGTCATCAATGCAGCCAACCACCAGATCCACCAGACCAGCGCAAACATCCAGATACCGCTCAGAACACACAGGACAAAGCCAATGCCTGTATTGCGCGGCAATTCGATGTCTTCATAGGCGTCAGGCGTTGGGTAGGCTGCACCCTTGTCCTTTGCTGCCGCAAAATCATCCCGATCCGTAACGGTTGGGATGATCGCAAAGTTGTATGGCGGCGGCGGCGACGGGATTGACCATTCCAACGTCCGCCCATCCCATGGATCCCCAACGGGAACGCGGGTCTTTTCGCGGTCGCGGATGCTGACCCAAAGCTGGATCAGAACCGAGAACAACGCGCAGGTAATCACCAGCGCCCCAACGATCGCCACCATCATGAAAGGATGGAAGGATGGGTCATCGTAACTGAAAGAACGACG contains:
- a CDS encoding cytochrome c oxidase subunit 3, with the protein product MKRAPTHSYPGINLGERHASAHKATEVVTFGFWVFLMSDLVYFGLMFAIYITMIDAQAGGPGPHELFDLKSIFAQTLILLTSSLTVGLAMLALKYNLPRARIVLWFGVTLLLGISFLVLEVRDFMAMAEQGGIPQRSGFLSAFFGLVPLHGLHVAAGCLWLIVLGIQLRVKGMTDVIISRVVRLALFWHFLDLIWIGIITIVYFGGLTYG